From Venturia canescens isolate UGA chromosome 3, ASM1945775v1, whole genome shotgun sequence:
cgaatcaaTGCTGGTTGACTGGGCTGCCAGAAAATATATTCCATTCAGCTTCTTTGACGACGAATTGACCCAGGATTTGTTCCAGTACCTACACCCCAACGTCGAAGTTCCCAAACGCAACAGTTTTCGAATGAAGACGTTGCAAAGATTTTCTGCCATGCAGAAGGTCGTGCTCGAAATACTCGCTGATAatccttcgaaaatttcattcaccaTGGATGGTTGGACATCCAATTGCATGGAAAATGAACGTGAGATATTGGTGGAAGAGCTGCACAAACCGGCACGCCGAAATTATCCACGACGCAATTTCGAAGTTCGGGGACTCGACGAGACGTGGCAGGCGGATCTCGTGGAGATGCAACCGTATGCTCGAGAGAACCGAGGTATCAGGTACTTACTCACCATCATCGACGCGCTATCCAAGTTCGCGTGGGCCGTGCCCGTCAAGCGAAAGACCGGCGAGGCTGTAACTGCCGCGATGGAACTGGTGTTCCGTCAGGGCCGAGTCCCGCGGAATCTGCAGACCGATCAAGGCAAGGCTACAACGCGCCATTCAAGCGACTCATGAGTCGACACCGCATCAATCATTACTCGACGTACAGTAATCTCAAAGCATCCATCGTCGAACGATTCAATCGCACGCTCAAGAACAAGATGTGGTTGCAGTTCAGTCTGCGCGGCTCCTACAAGTGGCTCGACATTCTGCCCGAGCTCGTAGCCGCGTACAACGGTAGCAAACATCGTACTATCGGTATGAAACCGAGTGAAGTGACCGCTGATCATGTCGAAACGCTGCTACCGACAGCCTCGTGAACGCCGACGCAGAGCGCCCAAGTTCGATCTCGGTGACAAGGTTCGAGTGAGCAAGAACAAGCACGTCTTTGAGAAAGGCTACACCCCCAACTGGACGACGGAAATATTCACGGTGAGCCGAGTGGTGACGTCAACGGAGCCGATAACGTACAAACTGAAGGACTATCAAGACAAGCCCATCGCCGGTGGATTTTACGAAGAGGAGCTCCTACGAGTCAAATACCCCGACACGTATCTCGTGGAGAAAGTATTGAAGAAGCGCGGCGATAAAGTATACGTTAAGTGGTTTGGGTTCAATAATTCACACAACAGTTGGATAAATAAGAACGATTTgtaatttattcaataaatgttttttttcatcaaaagtgTTTAATGCTGAATTCATTTTGTGGTATCTTGCCGGGTAGATACTTCAGAAGCAATCGCTCGTCGACGACTGTTTACGCCATCTGCTCGAGCTGAGATGCGTCTCGGTAGGAAGACTTGGGATTCGTTGTCGAGAGTGGCGACACCTCTCATAGCCATACTTCGTAGTGACTTGCCTCAGATCGGTGACATGATATATGCTGTTGACGCACAACTCCGTCAGTTTCTTCGTTGGCAGGAAATCCTCGAGCAGAACGATTTTGTTGAGCTTCTCGACGGTGTCCATCGTGCTACTGTGAAGAACGGCTGCGAGTTCGCTGTTAATATACCCGCCATCCCCACTCAGGGCgcaggtggtggtggtggcagTGGCGGTAGTGGTGGTGGTAGTTGCAGCGGTGGTGGGGCCCTGAAATGCccccatggcaacgtgtcCGTGCTGTCGGGTAGGAGAATGCGCTTGTCGTCGTGAGCACTGAGCGCCACCTTCGACTGCCTCTCCGTAAACACATTGTGCAAGCGTGATCGGATTACGCATTGCACTCGTCGCTGCGCCTTTTTGTCTCGGAGACATCGCAGAAAGTCGTCGAATGTGATGCTCGCCTCGACCACGCTCCTCTTCACACCCTTGACCCTTTTGATGCGATCACGCCCCTCCACATGGACGCAATACGTCTTACTGGGCAAGCCCACGAACTCGGTCATGATGCGGTCGTTGCACTCATCCTTCATAAGGCCGATCACCTTTTTATTGGCCAGTGGCATACCAAACCGGGTGTTCGGCGGGTAATCGGACGTGTCGAATCGCTTGATATCACGCTTCATGATGGCATAGATTTCGTTGCAGCGAATCTCGTAGAGCAGACTATCGGTGTCGGTGTAGAGGAGCTTGCATCGATCGTTGAATTCCCGCTTCATGTACTCGTAGTGGAAGTCGTATACATGGATCTTCGATAGGTCCAGCACGCTCAGCCCCACGTAGATCGGCTTATTGAGATGAACCTCCGTCTTCGTGAGCTGAATCGCCACGAGGTTCTCCCCGAAGATGGAGCAGCTATGGAAATTCGGCTTGGCGATGAGTGCTTCGGCCCCGTAGCGTCCACCCGACTTCCTCACCAGCTTCACAGTCACGTGTTTGCGCACGTTCTCCATCGTCTTGCCGAACACCGCGTTGTTCATGAGTTTGTACAGATTCTTCTCAAACTCATTCCGCGCCCGTTTTCGCAACTCGCTGTTCAGCTCGATGTAGGGTCGCAGCCATGCGGACTATTTGAACTTCAAGACGCGATGGACGCGTACGAGTTTCATTCCCTGCTGCACAGCCTGTTTCAAGTTGCGGTATTGGAGGATGTAGCGCTTCTTCGGCTTCAGCGTAGTCATGAGCTTGTTCTGTTTCGAGCCGGGGGCGCTCTTGTGCTCGGGACACAGCGGCAGGTCTTTGTGCGAGTCGTGGCAATTCTCCGGGTAGTCGAGATCTACTTCGAGGATGTATCCGACAGGCGAGTCGTCCGGCACATTGAGGAGTCGACTTTATTGCCAGTGAACCATTCAAAGCCTCCTTGCGGCAGGTACTCCATCATTGCTCGGCCGTACAAATTGTTCACGTCGAAGTACATCAGATACTTGGCCTCCTCATTGGCGTCGTAGTCGTAGTATTTGTTGTTGGCCCGGGCGTATTGGTTGGAGCACTGGCTAATACCCCCGCGTATTCCTTGCTCGACGAAGAGGTGCATATCGGGGTCGGTGAGGAGTTCTAGCTGGACCTGGGTGTACCTAAACATCGCGTCCCAAGAGTAGCCTGGCAGCGTGTAGTAGTGGGCGGGGTCCAGGCCGTATGCGGCGACAGAGTTGTTGCGGAAGTTCTCGAAGACATCGGCAAGGAGAAGCACATCCGTTTTCAAGTACAGGTCCGAGTATTCGCCCAAGCTCCGGATCTCGAACTCGTCCCACACTCTCTTGGCGTGCTTGTAGTCCGCGTCCGAGATGTCGCTGCCCGTCAATGAACTGTGGAAGCTCGCTTTCGGCGGTAACTCGATATCCCGCAATTTGTCCACAGAGTCGGCGTACTCGTAGGGGAACACACCCTTCCTCGTGAGCAGCTCGAATTTCTCATCGGACAGGTGGGGGAATTCCCTCCTCACGATCCACAGCTCACTCAAGTTCGATGCTAGTTTTTCCAGCGACGACGCCATGAAGCGGAACGAGTCGATGAAGCGAAACACATCGCTGCCGGCGACGTGCTTCGTGAACGAGATGTAGCGTTCCTTCGTCTCGGGCAAGACTTCGACTGGACCGGGGAAGCATGTGGCAATTTCCCGTATGATGAAGTGCGAGTCGTAGCTGGTGAGATTGTGGAAGACGATGGGCACGGTCCTCGAGTCCTGATAGTTCAGGTTGCACTCGTTGTGCGCTGCTCCGCGGTACTTGCCCGTCAGATGGCAGTGGTCTCTCACTCGGTCGCTGCTCAATAGGGGTTTCTGGCAGATGTGGCACTCGGTGGCGTTGTGGAACTCTCTGACCTGTTGCCGCGTCAGCGCTTCCATGGGCCGAGGGTTCGCGTGAACATTGTCCAGTCCTTGAGCAAAGTTCTGCAGCTCCCTGACGAACCATTCCGCGGGCTTCGGTCCCCTGTGACTGCGGTAGCACGATAGTGAGTCGTCGTAGCTACACTTCACGTAGTACCCCACGCTGAATGCCCCGTGGCTCTGATAGGCATTCTCGTCCCGAGTCGGTTTCAGCAAGCACTCGAAGTCGGCATATATGATGAAAGGCACGCGCTCCTTGTGGCCATGGTTCTTGAAACGGAGCATCCTGTTCGCCCATTTGGGCATGGTGACCTTGCACTTGTTGACTTTCTTGCAGTCAACTTCGTGTGCTGCCAGCTTGTCTTCGGTGTGGTAGAAGTGGAGGCAGCGATCGCAGATATGTAGTTTGCGCGCACCGTTCGATAGTTGTCTCGATACCAAGCGAGATAAGTTCTTGATCCACACGTAATGGAACCTCGGGATCACGTAGCACTCCTCATCCTCATCCACGTAATGGTCCTGCACGAGGAGTAGATTGATGTGTCGCTGCTTCTTCGCATCCGTCACGTGTACGGGCAACACGTCGAAATcgtgcttcttcttctttaacCTCGTTTTGCTTCTCAAATTTGGAGATTTTACGCGGCTCCACGGGGAACTCGATCCCGTCAAAGTTCAATTCCGCCTCGTACCGTCTGTATTTGGAGACGCGATCGGAATGATGGGTGGGATGAAGCGCCGATAGTATGGCCCACTTGAAGCACTGCTCGTCGTTGTTCTGGACGTTGATGCACGCGTTCTTGTTTAGTATCTTGGGCGGGAGATCCATGTATGAGCTGCCTCGCATCGGGTTGAACTTGTTGATGTGCAGCGTCATGTTGATGATGGAATGCAACGATCAGCCTGAACCTTGCTGCTCGAATTCCTCCAGATCCGTCTGAATTGTCTCCTGAATGTTCTCAGCGAACCATCGGCGTATATCAGTGGTACCGAAGATCGGCGCTGCCTTCGTGTTGAAGAATTTCGTGTTGAACACTTCTTCACCATTCTTCATAACGGTGAATTTTGCGGCAAGCACGCCGTAAACCTTGACCGCATTCGATCCCTTACTCCGCAGAACGTTGTTGATTTTCGCTCGGAAATGCGTCATGCAGTCTTTCATGAAGGCCCCCACATCCACATGCTTCAAGTTCGTTAACGCACCCACCCTGATGCCATTCTTGAACAACTAGTTCAGATCCGACCACTGGACTCGATCGATCAGCCTCTCCCGAATTTGCACGCCATGACCACGTTTCAGCAGAAGTCCCAGCTTGATATCGATCCCCCGCAAAATCCCCACGGCGTACAGGAATTTCTGCTGTTCCGGTCCAATGATGGCAAGCCTCTGAGACTCCTCCAACGTAGCGATTACCTTTTTCAATCGTTTGATCCATTCATGAATGACGTTGGGCTTTCGATCCTTCAGTAGCTGCAACACCTCCCAGCTTGCAACGATATCTCTGCAGTCTTGTGCTGACATTGTGCTCGAGTGAACTGTGCCATCTCGGTCGACGGGCCCCGAATTTATACCCAGTCGACTGGTTGGGTGGTGGGGGAGGAGCGAGCAACGATTGGTCAGCCACCGTAGGTCGGAGGCTTACGTCAGACTTCCAGAAAGTTCCAGGGTAGCAATGAGGTGGGACTGATGGGACGAGCATCCACACGCAAGCATCAGTTCGAGGATGGAGTTCGTGGTGGACTTCCAGGGCTTCAAGCGACCCTTCAACGAATTCGTCTACAAGGAGGTGGCGATGGTTGCTCTCGAAGACGATGCCCAGCCGTCGGTCTATTTGTTCGAGTCACCGCACAGATGGAGCTCTCTACCGGCCAAGTACCAGAGCGAGAATCAGTGGTTGGAGGAAAACTATCATGGACTCAACTGGAACAGCGGCACCGTGCCCTATGATGAGGCGCACGAGATCTTCTTCGGCAGACTACGAGACGCCAGCAAGGTGTACGTGAAGGGGTTCGAGAAGAAGAGATGTCTCGAGAAAATTCTACCCCGGGTCTACAATCTCGACGACATTGCCTGCCCATCGCTCCGTCAATTGACCGCGAACGCCACCGTCTCGTGCACCAATCACAAGAGCGCATGGAATCCTCCCCACTGCGCGGTGTACAACGCGTGCGCGCTGAAAACATGGCTCCTCTGACAGCAAGCGGACTCTACCGAGTGCATCCCCGAAACGACGTTGAAAGACTATTTTGCCCAGTGCGACTTTTCATCCATCGAAAATGTAAATTCTCCTTGAATAAAAatggtgaataaaaaattgggtttgtttgggtttgagctcagttcaaTGTTTGGTTTGGGACTTTTAtgattatttgatttttttgtttttttttttataattttttgtttttttaatttgttttattttttttacattttttaaatatttctaaTACATTTTAGCAACCGTTGGGCAGTGGTTGGGGGCCTCAATGGTGCTGTGTTTTCGCGTACCCAACGTTCAGGCTCAGCGTTTTCTTTATTAGCTTGGCCCTTGGGTACGATAATTCTCACCCTCTTCCTAGATGGAGCAGCCTTCAGGGGAGGGataagaattgattttttgtgCTGGCGGATGTCTTGATAGAGAAATTGAAGCTGATTGGCTTTTCGGGCAACCTTTTGGCATTTATCTATAATTTGGTATCAGCTCGATCTTTATCTTTTAATTTTGGTGACATCGACGAAACGAGATGGGTCTACAGAGGACTTCCACAAGGGAGTGTTCTTAGCCCACTTTTATATGCCATATACGTAACGGAAATGGAGTCTAAAATCAATGTAGACTGTAAGATGATTCAATATGCAGATGATGTGGTTATTTATACTACTACTCCTCATGCTCGTCTCGGCATTaacgatcaagagactcggtagagtctcgggacaagtacattgacagccctgtcgtctgctggcccgaggctctcgccgagactatactttctctgaataaaacgattcgcggtggtgggggtaaaattggcatgtgattttctttaattgcgaagcctatgagttatgtactactttgaaaattgaactttcagctaattgagaaattctctatcgaatgagcccaaaaacagcattattggtggcgtaattgctgagaaaaaactttgcacgggctcaagattatgcaaaagttaccaacatattcaaaaatttatgtgtctgtatattatagtataacaccatcaaaggcactttgatgctattgagtttctgattggttggatctgacgacatccatttttagacgttgtgattggttgttgaaattagttgttgatgattggaaatctgacgtcaacttcataacgtagcacacggcgtaGCACAgatggtaacagcagtcataaattcgatcgatatacatatatatatatatacaaaccatgtgtcagtttttgatcgcatgaacagagtttcgacattacgaagtgcgtgcgggataaataaaaaaaataattttcgtcatctaaagaagtgcatataactatttattttgttaaaatttatgatatattaaaccggtatcaaagcggccgcgtaaatgtagtctgtgatgtgtgtgtgtgaaaaagaatataaaaaatgcgcgatgcatatgtcaacgaaacttttcaagatttcattatttcgttcgattggaaataagtgttgactgaaataatccttcaattaaaccagattacaaaatattgcccagtgcgaatatatcgtcactggcgtggttatatatcatgtgtaaataggttatacatacgaataaatagaacaaaaacacacggaactgttagaatgatattagaaactttacttgaataaatgttttttaatttatttcctgtgtcaacattatatataaacattcccatattttgcttgatattcagtttggctctgccatctccgatccttgttttcaccccatcagtttgcagaggatcgatacatattattaattcgttcattAATATGtgtccaatgattttctactccttcttcatgatgattgtggtaacatgattcgagaggtttctaaccataatcttgaattgcacattttgtaaatcagattttcaaaaaaaatttctggtcttggtataagtatagttattctttttctacttggtctgtcgagtgataaatttggaaacttgttccagaaagcccccggagactttttttctgatgatatgaaaagtcgtatcttcggaatacagtgggtaaacacaaattttgacaatagaacttatgaaatgacatgtgtgttgagtattcccactttgcaaactgcaaatgtggaattaatagtgaaaagattcattatgataagtctgcagttgctcagttttggatacgatcaaatatcatgcctgccaacatctatggaaatatacagaatttctgaatgcaatgtgcgctatgtcattttaatgcaacatcatgacttttgacaacttttcattataatgctgtagattcggatcattgaaatacagcgaaaatctgcaaactatacaatttatatactgtgccattcattttacattttgactctaaccgtaacatatatatgaagtaaaaaattgattataaaagtcttcagttgctcatttatcgatagatttgaaattgctgtcttcgaagctcattgcgcagatacattgaaccgcagcagatacctgcgaactctgaaatttctgtggataaatatatatgctacggatcaccccttatctttgattatggtaatatgtaatggaacttggttcagcaagttttaaggtgtttcttttcaaatagtattgaaaatgtattactgtggtatggagcgaaaaccttcaaactttcatatttttgtggcgcagcatgtgtgccaatactgcggtatggagcgaatacctgcaaactttcatatgtttgtgtcgcagcatgtgtgcccatcatttaaattttttactccaaccgtaacatataatctcaaaaattcatcccaaaactCTTCAactttactaattaacttaattttcctttttctaaattctatgctgaatttctgaatttctaaatttatttctaaattatcctgaaattaaattgtttacctccacaaccaatgcaggtaccttaaacgtctttgaattccgttgctctgttgaattaagtacgctcagttttttttgcttctttgagttctaacataataaatgtttccaggtgccttttttcggcaactatcaaactgtagataattggatcgcagcggccacttgcaaactttggaaatatatttcgtcgggggtacgttttggaagacacgaaaatgtctagattcagaatgcaaaagcgacatttaaaaatggccaattctgttggatttgttgagtcttgaatttggtctatctttcctcttttcctttcttttttctaacgttataagctgaaaatcacatctcgggccgcaacacgcattgctccatgctcttgagttcccaatggacgaaacatattagaagacaaggagaaaaatcaccaaagtccaagaacaaacctctgtcgaaatagttccaatacaatttttacgaaaaataggtctattttcgtggaaaccaaagttacaagccgaaaaacatatctcggcctccaacctgctttccaccgtgctcttgggttcctaattgacaaaacatattagagttaaaggaaaaaaattgccaaagtccaagaacagacctgtgacgaaatatttgcagtacatttttgacgaaaaataggtcttttttttgtggaaactaacgatataagccgaaaatcatatcgcagcctccaacccgctttcgaccgtgctctttgattcctaattgataaaa
This genomic window contains:
- the LOC122408436 gene encoding uncharacterized protein, whose translation is MPKWANRMLRFKNHGHKERVPFIIYADFECLLKPTRDENAYQSHGAFSVGYYVKCSYDDSLSCYRSHRGPKPAEWFVRELQNFAQGLDNVHANPRPMEALTRQQVREFHNATECHICQKPLLSSDRVRDHCHLTGKYRGAAHNECNLNYQDSRTVPIVFHNLTSYDSHFIIREIATCFPGPVEVLPETKERYISFTKHVAGSDVFRFIDSFRFMASSLEKLASNLSELWIVRREFPHLSDEKFELLTRKGVFPYEYADSVDKLRDIELPPKASFHSSLTGSDISDADYKHAKRVWDEFEIRSLGEYSDLYLKTDVLLLADVFENFRNNSVAAYGLDPAHYYTLPGYSWDAMFRYTQVQLELLTDPDMHLFVEQGIRGGISQCSNQYARANNKYYDYDANEEAKYLMYFDVNNLYGRAMMEYLPQGGFEWFTGNKVDSSMCRTTRLSDTSSK